One segment of Burkholderia multivorans ATCC BAA-247 DNA contains the following:
- the cyoA gene encoding ubiquinol oxidase subunit II, which produces MKRRASRGWATLMSIGAVLSLSGCNLDVLNPKGSVGAAEKSLIATSTWAMLIVVVPVILLTLWFAWRYRASNRNATYAPDWSHSTAIEVVIWTVPTLIILFLGVLTWKTTHELDPYKPLESSVKPIDVEVVALDWKWLFIYPELGIASVNQLAIPVGTPVNFRITSDSVMNSFFIPQLGGQVYAMAGMQTRLHLIADEPGNYAGTSANFSGRGFSDMKFRTLAEPREQFDAWVQKVKASPDRLDATVYGQVAQPSEKAPVRYFSSVDPRLFHNIIAKYNDGHVLDLKDAACGTKG; this is translated from the coding sequence ATGAAAAGAAGAGCTTCAAGAGGCTGGGCAACGCTGATGTCGATCGGCGCGGTACTCAGCCTGTCAGGATGTAATTTAGATGTACTGAATCCGAAAGGAAGTGTGGGGGCGGCGGAAAAGTCGCTGATCGCGACGTCGACGTGGGCGATGCTGATCGTCGTCGTGCCGGTGATCCTGCTGACGCTGTGGTTTGCGTGGCGGTATCGCGCATCGAATCGCAACGCGACGTATGCGCCCGACTGGTCGCATTCGACTGCGATCGAAGTCGTGATCTGGACGGTCCCGACGCTGATCATCCTGTTCCTCGGCGTGCTCACGTGGAAGACCACGCACGAGCTCGATCCGTACAAGCCGCTCGAGTCGTCGGTGAAGCCGATCGACGTCGAGGTCGTCGCGCTCGACTGGAAATGGCTGTTCATCTATCCGGAGCTCGGCATCGCGTCGGTGAACCAGCTGGCGATTCCGGTCGGCACGCCGGTGAACTTCCGCATCACGTCCGATTCGGTGATGAACTCGTTCTTCATTCCGCAGCTGGGCGGCCAGGTGTACGCGATGGCGGGCATGCAAACGCGCCTGCACCTGATCGCCGACGAGCCGGGCAATTATGCCGGCACGTCCGCAAACTTCAGCGGCCGCGGCTTCTCGGACATGAAGTTCCGCACGCTCGCGGAGCCGCGCGAACAGTTCGACGCGTGGGTGCAGAAGGTGAAGGCCTCGCCGGACCGGCTCGATGCGACGGTGTACGGCCAGGTCGCGCAGCCGAGCGAGAAAGCGCCGGTGCGCTACTTCTCGTCCGTCGATCCGCGGCTCTTCCACAACATCATCGCGAAATACAACGACGGCCACGTCCTCGATCTGAAGGACGCCGCCTGCGGCACGAAGGGGTAA